One Cydia fagiglandana chromosome 11, ilCydFagi1.1, whole genome shotgun sequence genomic region harbors:
- the LOC134669049 gene encoding arf-GAP with dual PH domain-containing protein 1-like, whose product MVDHNERLLQELQTKSGNNVCADCGADDPDWASYNLGIFICMRCASIHRGMGAHISKVKHLKLDRWEDSQVQRMRDIGNIVARNKYEERVPPCYRRPTKNDPQVLIEQWIRAKYEREEFCHPERQSYLSGTMEGFLMKRGKEDNRYQLRKFVLNESEDTLKYHHPSDGCSRSASCLDQFFSRLRDRIKNFGRSRYHVKENKEPKGILKLSELNVAFAPSKIGQMNSMQLTFMKDGTTRHIYVYHEDPEVINCWYMAIRCAKLHLLQVAFPSTPQSDLILRLPKDFAREGWLWKTGPRSSDAHRRRWFTLDQRKLMYHDEPLDAYPKGEIFIGHESNGYCIKVSNTGNGCKEARFSFQLVTPERTYCLAAISHEERAGWLVVLQQAIKRPLSPQDSTIEATLVRKRTTSNSTMSIFSGR is encoded by the exons ATGGTTGACCATAACGAGAGATTGTTACAGGAGTTACAAACAAAAAGTGGAAACAATGTTTGTGCCGATTGTGGAGCCGACG ACCCTGACTGGGCTTCATACAACCTGGGCATATTCATCTGCATGCGTTGCGCCTCGATCCACCGAGGCATGGGCGCTCACATCAGCAAAGTCAAACACCTCAAACTGGATCGTTGGGAGGACTCACAAGTGCAGAGAATGAGGGACATAGGGAACATCGTCGCGAGAAACAAGTATGAGGAGCGCGTCCCGCCCTGCTATAGGAGGCCTACGAAGAACGACCCACA AGTTTTAATCGAGCAATGGATCCGCGCCAAGTACGAACGCGAGGAGTTCTGCCATCCCGAACGCCAGAGCTACCTCTCCGGCACCATGGAGGGGTTCCTCATGAAGAGGGGAAAGGAGGACAACCGGTACCAGCTTAGGAAGTTTGTGCTCAATGAGAGCGAAGACACACTCAA GTATCACCACCCATCAGACGGCTGTAGCCGATCCGCGAGTTGTCTTGATCAGTTTTTCTCTCGGCTCCGCGATCGGATCAAAAACTTTGGTCGCTCGAG GTACCACGTAAAAGAAAACAAAGAGCCAAAGGGAATCCTAAAGCTGTCGGAGTTGAACGTCGCTTTTGCCCCCTCGAAAATCGGCCAGATGAATTCCATGCAACTTACATTTATGAAGGATGGCACTACCAGACACATATATGTCTATCACGAGGACCCAGAAGTCATCAACTGTTG GTACATGGCAATACGCTGCGCGAAGCTCCACCTCCTCCAAGTCGCGTTTCCCTCAACACCACAGTCTGATCTAATCCTTCGCCTGCCCAAGGACTTCGCCAGAGAAGGCTGGCTATGGAAGACGGGGCCGAGGTCTTCAGACGCCCATAGGCGACGCTGGTTTACTCTAGATCAGAGGAAGCTTATGTACCACGATGAACCTCTGGATGCTTATCCGAAAGGAGAAATATTTATTG GCCACGAATCCAACGGCTACTGCATCAAAGTGTCCAACACCGGCAACGGCTGCAAAGAGGCGCGCTTCTCCTTTCAACTGGTAACACCGGAGCGGACGTACTGCCTCGCGGCCATCTCGCACGAGGAGCGCGCCGGCTGGCTCGTGGTGCTGCAGCAGGCCATCAAACGGCCGCTGTCGCCGCAGGACTCCACTA TTGAGGCGACCCTCGTCCGCAAGCGCACCACATCGAACTCCACAATGAGCATATTCTCAGGAAGGTAG